In Spodoptera frugiperda isolate SF20-4 chromosome 1, AGI-APGP_CSIRO_Sfru_2.0, whole genome shotgun sequence, the following are encoded in one genomic region:
- the LOC118273226 gene encoding neither inactivation nor afterpotential protein C codes for MKDGLNVSALPSPFDRYKLEGKLGAGIFGEVHRASDSQAAGKNVAVKIQTYTDENEDHIQEEYKILRDFTKHPNLIDFYGVFCEKSEGVRKIWFVLELCECGSVIDIVRKLKATDRKMSEEHIAYILKYTIKALVYLHENKVIHRNVRCSNILITKDGEVKLTDFGLSCKLKGTLDTSQTNIGSPSWMAPEVVTCGDEGYGNRIDVWALGITAIEMADGKAPFQEMHPTRALFQIVRNPPPSLLKPAMWSNDINDFITECLEKNPEHRPYMMELEEHPFIQSVPENDFHLTTELKVLAADMKNVSLTDKLPERMIKNGLLTVQGVSEPETMQVEDLAALEKLTEDSILTELQTKLAKGSFMSFIGDVLLILNPNTNDDIYNESYHKKYECKSRSDNEPHIFAVADSAYQDALHHNEPQHVVFSGECKSGKTTNMLHALSHLTFLGSMKNNTAERIQKATKVIQAAITGATPLNAHSTRGIFQIQVTYGSSGKLSGAIFWLYQLEKWRVSSTDMSQANFNLLYYFYDAMEAANRTEELCLEKNRKHRYLRILDEPSKGLKGVRENFENNATLYQEFIENLKVLDWEEEDITFFETVLASILVLGNVRFKDGKSGTAEIENPDEAKKVAKLLSLEEVKFLWALLNYCLIESGTAVKRRHSTDEARDARDTLASALYKRLIDWMINLINSKLSFMRSVFGDKYSVSLLDMFGFECYHRNKLEQLIVNTTNEQIQFLYNQRMFAWEMQETAEEEVPVVSLHFYDNKNSVDQLMGRPLGLFYILDEASRTGSGQEFIMSTIRTTCKGPYIKLSGSHEFSVAHYTGKVNYDCREMADKNKDFLPPEMIETMRASTNVTLQQLFRNKLTKTGNLTVSSSQPKVTVVRSKSEKEMENLKARKYNTVSKGQYSQVHRMRTAAATYRATSLEILKQLSIGPGSGGTHYVRCVRADLNDNPRGFQPEVVRQQIRALAILDTAKARQSGFSSRIPFAEFIRRYRFLAFDFDENVEVTKENCRLLMIRLKMEGWVLGKSKVFLKYYNEEFLSRLYETQVKKIIKVQCMMRAFLARRKANKDKSKMKHIKELKKQQSMNVTEDEAALLIQKAYRGYIVRKAYGPLINKSTGQIDEETASFLKRFAMKWKSRSIFQVLLQYRAVRYQDLVHFSQQVHIYNQAVLEALLNTSTSVLLDRVDPHSKEGDFLGSGPPTVWKLPFRIDQLQYYDTSYMCDPSAKSNDTFASQYDSDHEQWDEPLKRRFSSAQTDTSKASASTQTLITVPFCRDPTQPVPVLPPDEPDKSTATKSARKDGPANRPAVYKKKPGHTPQSYYQPPEPWAGVRDDTDILEDAAPKLRKSGYSRSLYAIDNEAQDPIMELQAMAKSTSDMNEDDPPFNFQAMLKKTPRNRASMKRSNELGNDMEEKQVVTKHIISPSRAKPPAAPKMQAPTPPPGKPPTPSTKRTAPTPPPCRMAAETPPPSRVTPPPQRSPSKEFIRKNSKDLIIAALKKRDSQTDLINSDDNKMESEKVELAPGITVEGTVTDL; via the exons ATGAAGGACGGTCTGAACGTATCGGCCTTGCCGAGTCCCTTTGACCGATACAAACTCGAAGGTAAACTTGGAGCTGGTATCTTCGGCGAAGTACATCGGGCTTCGGACTCACAAGCAGCTGGCAAAAATGTCGCAGTCAAAATACAAACGTACACAGACGAAAATGAAGATCACATACAGGAAGAATACAAAATACTCAGAGACTTCACCAAACATCCCAATCTGATAGATTTCTACGGAGTGTTCTGTGAGAAATCTGAAGGCGTGAGGAAGATATGGTTCGTTCTTGAG TTGTGCGAATGTGGATCTGTCATCGATATTGTCAGGAAACTGAAAGCAACAGACAGAAAAATGTCCGAGGAACACATCGCTTACATCCTCAAATATACGATCAAG GCGCTCGTTTACTTGCACGAGAACAAAGTGATACACCGCAACGTAAGATGCAGCAACATTCTGATTACAAAAGACGGCGAAGTGAAGTTGACCGATTTTGGATTGTCTTGCAAATTGAAAGGTACCCTTGATACGAGTCAGACAAATATTGGATCGCCCAGTTGGATGGCTCCTGAAGTAGTGACATGTGGTGATGAGGGTTATGGAAACAGGATAGATGTATGGGCTTTAGGTATAACGGCTATAGAAATGGCTGATGGGAAAGCGCCGTTTCAAGAAATGCATCCAACAAGAGCACTTTTCCAAATCGTGAGGAATCCTCCACCGAGCTTATTGAAACCTGCTATGTGGTCTAATgatattaatgattttattactgA ATGTCTTGAAAAGAATCCTGAACACCGACCTTATATGATGGAATTGGAAGAGCATCCTTTCATTCAATCGGTTCCGGAAAATGACTTTCAT CTCACAACAGAATTAAAAGTATTAGCTGCAGATATGAAGAATGTGTCACTAACAGATAAATTACCCGAAAGGATGATTAAAAACGGCCTACTAACTGTGCAAGGAGTTTCTGAACCTGAAACCATGCAAGTAGAAGATTTAGCAGCATTGGAAAAATTAACAGAAGACAGCATTCTGACAGAGTTACAAACTAAATTAGCCAAAGGGTCTTTTATGTCGTTTATCGGAGATGTTCTCTTAATCCTCAATCCAAATACAAATGATGATATCTATAATGAAAGT taccacaaaaaatatgaatgtaagTCGAGGTCGGATAATGAGCCGCACATATTCGCTGTAGCAGACAGTGCATATCAAGACGCTCTGCATCATAATGAACCGCAGCATGTCGTATTTTCTGGTGAATGTAAATCAGGAAAAACTACAAATATGTTACATGCACTATCTCACCTCACATTCTTAGGATCAATGAAGAACAATACAGCTGAAAGGATACAAAAAGCAACTAAAGTAATACAAGCCGCTATAACTGGAGCAACTCCATTAAATGCTCATTCCACAAGAGGAATATTCCAAATACAAGTCACTTACGGCAGTTCTGGAAAACTAAGCGGTGCCATATTCTGGTTATACCAGCTAGAAAAGTGGCGCGTCTCCTCCACCGACAT GTCTCAAGCCAATTTCAACCTGTTGTATTATTTCTACGACGCCATGGAAGCCGCAAATCGCACGGAAGAACTTTGTTTAGAGAAAAACAGAAAACATCGGTATTTGAGGATACTTGACGAACCGAGTAAGGGTTTGAAAGGTGTACgggaaaattttgaaaataacgCTACTCTCTATCAGGAATTTATAGAAAATCTTAAAGTTCTGGACTGGGAAGAAGAAGACATAACGTTTTTCGAAACAGTCCTAGCATCTATTCTGGTACTTGGTAACGTCAGGTTTAAGGATGGCAAAAGTGGTACAGCTGAGATAGAAAATCCTGATGAAGCGAAGAAAGTTGCTAAACTACTGTCACTGGAAGAAGTGAAATTTCTATGGGCACtgttaaattattgtttgatcGAAAGTGGAACTGCTGTGAAGAGAAGACACTCAACTGATGAAGCGAGAGATGCAAGAGATACTTTAGCAAGTGCACTGTACAAGAGGCTAATTGATTGGATGATCAATTTAATAAACTCCAAGCTATCCTTTATGAGATCTGTATT TGGTGACAAATACTCAGTGAGCTTGCTGGACATGTTTGGATTCGAATGCTACCACAGAAATAAATTGGAACAGCTAATTGTTAACACTACAAACGAACAAATACAGTTTCTGTACAACCAGAGGATGTTTGCTTGGGAGATGCAGGAAACTGCAGAAGAAGAAGTTCCTGTAGTATCTTTACATTTCTATGACAATAAGAATTCTGTGGATCAGTTAATGGGAAGACCTCTTGGACTATTCTATATTTTAGACGAAGCTAGTCGAACGGGTAGTGGACAAGAGTTCATTATGA GTACAATAAGAACAACGTGCAAAGGACCCTACATCAAACTATCAGGCAGCCACGAATTTAGCGTAGCCCATTACACGGGAAAAGTAAACTACGATTGCAGAGAAATGGCTGACAAAAACAAAGATTTCCTGCCTCCTGAAATGATAGAAACTATGCGAGCTTCTACCAATGTTACACTGCAACAACTGTTTAGGAACAAATTGACTAAAACTGGAAACTTGACTGTGTCGTCAAGCCAACCAAAAGTGACTGTTGTGAGGTCGAAATCTGAGAAAGAAATGGAAAATCTGAAGGCGCGA AAATACAACACGGTTTCCAAGGGCCAATACTCTCAAGTACACCGAATGCGGACAGCAGCTGCGACGTACAGGGCTACTAGTCTAGAAATTCTGAAGCAGCTATCCATAGGTCCTGGCAGTGGAGGCACCCATTACGTTCGCTGTGTCAGAGCTGATCTGAATGACAACCCTAGAGGATTCCAACCAGAAGTGGTTAGGCAGCAGATAAGAGCCCTGGCCATTTTGGATACAGCGAAAGCACGACAGAGTGGGTTCTCAAGTCGTATACCCTTTGCAGAGTTTATTCGGAG ATATCGTTTCCTAGcatttgattttgatgaaaacgTAGAGGTGACGAAAGAGAACTGCAGGCTTCTGATGATTCGTCTTAAGATGGAAGGCTGGGTGCTTGgtaaaagtaaagtatttttgaaatattacaaCGAAGAATTTTTATCCAG actCTACGAAACGCaggtaaagaaaattattaaagtgCAATGCATGATGAGGGCTTTCTTGGCTAGAAGAAAAGCTAACAAAGATAAATCGAAAATGAAGCATA TAAAAGAACTGAAGAAACAACAATCGATGAACGTGACCGAAGACGAAGCTGCATTGTTGATACAAAAAG CATACAGAGGTTACATAGTCCGCAAAGCGTACGGGCCGCTCATAAATAAAAGTACAGGACAAATTGATGAAGAAACAGCGTCATTCCTAAAGAGATTCGCTATGAAGTGGAAAAGCCGGTCTATATTTCAAGTTTTGTTGCAATATCGAGCAGTTCGCTATCAGGATCTAGTACATTTCTCGCAGCAG GTGCATATTTACAACCAGGCAGTTTTGGAAGCACTTCTAAACACCAGTACCTCAGTACTTCTAGATCGGGTGGACCCTCATTCTAAGGAGGGAGACTTCCTCGGGTCTGGTCCCCCTACAGTGTGGAAGCTTCCGTTCAGGATCGACCAGCTGCAGTATTACGACACCTCGTACATGTGTGACCCTTCAGCTAAGAGCAA TGACACATTTGCCAGTCAATATGATTCCGACCACGAGCAGTGGGACGAACCGTTGAAACGTCGATTTAGTTCAGCACAAACCGACACCAGTAAAGCGTCGGCGAGCACACAGACGCTCATCACAGTGCCATTCTGCAGAGACCCGACGCAGCCAGTGCCCGTGCTACCGCCCGATGAACCGGACAAATCAACCGCGACAAAATCCGCCCGTAAAGACGGACCCGCCAATAGACCCGCAGTATACAAAAAGAAACCAGGCCATACACCACAATCTTACTACCAGCCGCCAGAACCCTGGGCAGGAGTACGGGATGACACAGATATCCTCGAAGATGCAGCACCAAAGCTACGAAAGTCTGGCTACAGTAGAAGCCTCTACGCTATTGATAATGAAGCCCAAGATCCCATAATGGAACTGCAAGCAATGGCTAAGTCCACCAGCGATATGAACGAGGACGATCCTCCATTCAATTTCCAGGCTATGCTGAAGAAAACTCCTCGGAACAGGGCGTCCATGAAGAGGTCTAACGAGTTGGGTAATGATATGGAAGAAAAACAGGTGGTAACTAAGCATATCATCTCACCGAGCAGGGCCAAACCACCAGCAGCCCCCAAAATGCAGGCGCCGACTCCTCCGCCAGGTAAACCTCCTACTCCTTCAACCAAACGTACTGCCCCAACACCTCCGCCCTGCAGGATGGCAGCAGAGACTCCTCCGCCCAGCAGAGTAACTCCACCTCCACAACGATCTCCAAGTAAAGAGTTCATTCGCAAAAATTCAAAGGACCTCATTATAGCTGCTTTGAAAAAGAGAGATTCACAAACCGATCTGATCAATTCTGACGACAATAAAATGGAAAGCGAGAAAGTGGAGCTAGCGCCAGGGATCACAGTCGAGGGGACGGTCACAGATTTATAA
- the LOC118273227 gene encoding protein tramtrack, beta isoform, which translates to MANQEISLKWNGYQSNILFNVKELFKDECLSDVTLVSEGHSFKAHKVILSANSSVFRTIFQQNPHKDPIIVLHDISTASLRTLLTFMYNGEVNVTEEFLPILLKTAETLRICGLSTGSEASHEEDKTPGGTVPKKRKKSEHEDNTSKCKKCVSQGKQEAATNNVVPKLEPVESPLTDCSGDNTNDTDIAVLDDVVEKKQNKTASQSKKRKRDSDNNNKCKKCVPVDSETVHKISSDSGKQSNIVLKIEPVESLLTEYSGDNTNDTDIALLEDSTEKKLTVENCLNKKIHNVSDRIDKSEVSSTQPCLNEKLNNGDASEEIIEIDKEVETVLQSGTRIESLSIKTENLNLVSTDCKDPSFPCPFCPRVYNSWGYRRRHVKSRHVTNRLSCKWCISVLPSTGAWYTHATRTHGVPHEEARNSLVVMVEAHAVLTLNEPNVTQLLV; encoded by the exons ATGGCGAATCAAGAAATAAGTTTGAAATGGAACGGGTATCAGAGCAAcattttgttcaacgtaaaagaattattcaaagaCGAGTGCTTGTCGGATGTTACTTTGGTCTCAGAGGGTCATAGTTTTAAGGCTCATAAAGTAATATTGTCAGCGAATAGTTCAGTTTTTAGGACAATATTTCAG CAAAACCCCCACAAGGATCCAATTATAGTGCTTCATGACATCAGTACGGCCTCTCTGCGCACGCTGCTGACGTTTATGTACAATGGGGAGGTGAATGTAACTGAGGAATTCCTGCCAATTCTCTTGAAGACCGCAGAAACATTGAGAATCTGTGGTCTGTCTACTGGCAGTGAGGCTTCACACGAAGAGGAT AAAACTCCTGGGGGTACTgtgccaaaaaaacgtaagAAAAGCGAACATGAGGACAACACCAGTAAATGTAAAAAGTGTGTGTCGCAGGGCAAACAAGAAGCTGCAACAAAT AATGTAGTGCCAAAGTTAGAACCAGTGGAATCGCCATTAACGGATTGTTCAGGAGACAATACTAATGATACGGATATAGCTGTGCTCGATGATGTTGTTGAGAAGAAGCAAAAT aaaacAGCATCTCAGTCAAAGAAGAGAAAGCGGGACTcggataacaataataaatgtaaaaaatgtgtGCCAGTTGATTCGGAAACCGTACACAAGATTAGCTCTGATAGTGGAAAACAATCT AATATCGTACTGAAAATTGAACCAGTGGAATCGCTTTTAACGGAATATTCCGGAGACAACACAAATGATACGGACATAGCTTTACTAGAAGATTCAACGGAGAAGAAACTTACCGTAGAAAACTGTCttaataagaaaatacataatgtgAGTGACCGAATTGATAAAAGCGAAGTGAGTAGTACGCAGCCATGTTTGAATGAGAAACTAAATAACGGAGATGCATCGGAAGAAATTATTGAGATTGATAAGGAAGTTGAAACCGTACTGCAGAGTGGAACAAGAATTGAGTCGCTCAGTATAAAAACTGAGAATCTGAATTTGGTGTCTACTGATTGTAAAG ATCCATCATTCCCTTGCCCGTTTTGTCCTCGAGTCTACAACAGTTGGGGCTACCGACGGAGACATGTCAAGTCCAGGCATGTCACTAACag GCTCTCATGCAAATGGTGTATATCAGTGCTGCCATCTACAGGGGCATGGTACACCCACGCGACTCGCACCCATGGAGTGCCACACGAGGAGGCACGGAACTCCTTGGTTGTGATGGTGGAAGCCCACGCTGTACTGACTCTCAACGAACCAAATGTCACACAGTTACTCGTTTGA
- the LOC118273710 gene encoding lipase 3 isoform X1, whose protein sequence is MFSSPKLVFSLALVLFCEIIHAVEYNELYSPFSKYTSNDILDDARLDTFSLIRKYGYNCEIHRVYTEDKYILEMHRIPSSKENAPVVLLQHGLLSSSAEWVLMTPGRGLAYILADAGYDVWMGNARGNTYSRRHTSLKPTSSAFWKFSWHEIGYYDLPAMIDYVLKETKVPKIQYIGFSQGTTVFWVLMSTRPEYNEKVAAMQALAPVAYIGNIKSPLIKAIAPFTNSLELIFKILGTNEILPNGKINELAGQTLCLEEAITQSICTNLLFLICGFNADQLNTTMLPVVMGHTPAGASTRQLIHFGQLYKSDKFVQFDHGWLTNKRIYGTFKPPAYDLGAIKSPIFLHYADNDWLSTPKDVKKLAAKVPSVVGTFRVPLAKFNHLDFVFAINATELIYDRVLNIMSQFKNQTTN, encoded by the exons atgttttcttcaccaaaacttgtgttttcattggctttagttttgttttgtgaaataattCATGCAGTTGAATACAATGAGTTGTATAGTCCTTTTTCGAAATATACCTCTAATGACATACTAGACGATGCACGTTTGGACACG TTCTCCCTGATACGGAAATATGGGTACAACTGCGAAATTCATCGGGTGTATACAGAAGACAAGTATATACTGGAGATGCATCGGATACCAAGTAGTAAAGAGAATGCCCCGGTGGTATTGCTTCAGCACGGTCTGTTGTCCTCCTCTGCAGAATGGGTGCTCATGACTCCTGGTCGTGGTCTTG caTATATTTTAGCAGACGCAGGCTATGACGTATGGATGGGTAACGCCCGAGGAAACACCTATTCTCGAAGGCACACGTCTCTAAAACCTACATCCTCTGCGTTTTGGAAGTTCAGTTGGCATGAAATAGGATACTATGACCTTCCAGCAATGATAGACTATGTGCTCAAAGAAACTAAAGTTCCTAAGATCCAGTACATTGGTTTCTCTCAAGGCACTACAGTATTCTGGGTTCTTATGTCTACAAGGCCTGAATATAATGAAAAAGTTGCCGCGATGCAAGCCTTAGCACCCGTAGCATATATAGGAAATATTAAGAGTCCTCTGATCAAAGCTATTGCCCCTTTCACAAATTCTCTAGAG ctcatatttaaaatactagGAACTAATGAGATCCTACCAAATGGGAAGATAAATGAGTTAGCAGGACAAACTTTGTGTCTAGAGGAAGCCATAACACAATCTATTTGTACAAACCTTTTATTCCTTATTTGTGGATTTAACGCAGATCAATTAAATACC ACGATGCTACCCGTAGTAATGGGCCACACGCCAGCAGGAGCATCGACGAGACAACTCATACATTTTGGTCAACTGTACAAATCAGACAAATTCGTACAATTTGACCATGGCTGGCTCACCAACAAACGGATTTATGGGACTTTCAAACCGCCAGCTTACGACTTAGGAGCTATAAAATCTCCAATATTTCTGCATTATGCTGACAACGATTGGCTATCAACACCGAAAGACGTTAAAAAGTTAGCTGCAAAAGTTCCATCCGTCGTTGGAACTTTCCGAGTACCGCTTGCAAAATTCAACCATCTAGACTTCGTTTTCGCAATAAACGCAACAGAACTAATCTACGACAGGGTCCTTAATATAATGTCGCAATTTAAAAACCAAACCACAAACTAA
- the LOC118273710 gene encoding lipase 3 isoform X2 has translation MHRIPSSKENAPVVLLQHGLLSSSAEWVLMTPGRGLAYILADAGYDVWMGNARGNTYSRRHTSLKPTSSAFWKFSWHEIGYYDLPAMIDYVLKETKVPKIQYIGFSQGTTVFWVLMSTRPEYNEKVAAMQALAPVAYIGNIKSPLIKAIAPFTNSLELIFKILGTNEILPNGKINELAGQTLCLEEAITQSICTNLLFLICGFNADQLNTTMLPVVMGHTPAGASTRQLIHFGQLYKSDKFVQFDHGWLTNKRIYGTFKPPAYDLGAIKSPIFLHYADNDWLSTPKDVKKLAAKVPSVVGTFRVPLAKFNHLDFVFAINATELIYDRVLNIMSQFKNQTTN, from the exons ATGCATCGGATACCAAGTAGTAAAGAGAATGCCCCGGTGGTATTGCTTCAGCACGGTCTGTTGTCCTCCTCTGCAGAATGGGTGCTCATGACTCCTGGTCGTGGTCTTG caTATATTTTAGCAGACGCAGGCTATGACGTATGGATGGGTAACGCCCGAGGAAACACCTATTCTCGAAGGCACACGTCTCTAAAACCTACATCCTCTGCGTTTTGGAAGTTCAGTTGGCATGAAATAGGATACTATGACCTTCCAGCAATGATAGACTATGTGCTCAAAGAAACTAAAGTTCCTAAGATCCAGTACATTGGTTTCTCTCAAGGCACTACAGTATTCTGGGTTCTTATGTCTACAAGGCCTGAATATAATGAAAAAGTTGCCGCGATGCAAGCCTTAGCACCCGTAGCATATATAGGAAATATTAAGAGTCCTCTGATCAAAGCTATTGCCCCTTTCACAAATTCTCTAGAG ctcatatttaaaatactagGAACTAATGAGATCCTACCAAATGGGAAGATAAATGAGTTAGCAGGACAAACTTTGTGTCTAGAGGAAGCCATAACACAATCTATTTGTACAAACCTTTTATTCCTTATTTGTGGATTTAACGCAGATCAATTAAATACC ACGATGCTACCCGTAGTAATGGGCCACACGCCAGCAGGAGCATCGACGAGACAACTCATACATTTTGGTCAACTGTACAAATCAGACAAATTCGTACAATTTGACCATGGCTGGCTCACCAACAAACGGATTTATGGGACTTTCAAACCGCCAGCTTACGACTTAGGAGCTATAAAATCTCCAATATTTCTGCATTATGCTGACAACGATTGGCTATCAACACCGAAAGACGTTAAAAAGTTAGCTGCAAAAGTTCCATCCGTCGTTGGAACTTTCCGAGTACCGCTTGCAAAATTCAACCATCTAGACTTCGTTTTCGCAATAAACGCAACAGAACTAATCTACGACAGGGTCCTTAATATAATGTCGCAATTTAAAAACCAAACCACAAACTAA